The following proteins are co-located in the Trichormus variabilis 0441 genome:
- a CDS encoding SDR family oxidoreductase — protein MNIAIIGCGYVGCAIAQHWQQNPHLFITATTTTSERVTALQKVAHKVVLTQGDDLDKLTNILQNQDVVLLSVGAKGGDLYEAAYLNTAKTLVSALQQNSHVKQLIYTSSYSVYGNKNGEWVDEETPTMPVSRNGEILQETEDILLSASSVNLRVCILRLGGIYGAGRELVKIFSRVPGTTRPGDGSDTTNWIHLDDIVGAIEFVRNNSLQGIYNLVDDAHLPSRELLDTLLSKYNLTQVIWDEILKSNRPYNAKVSNRKIKEAGYQLIHPYTVF, from the coding sequence ATGAATATTGCAATTATTGGCTGTGGCTATGTTGGTTGTGCGATCGCCCAACATTGGCAACAAAACCCTCATCTGTTTATAACTGCTACAACAACTACATCTGAACGTGTGACAGCATTACAAAAAGTGGCACACAAGGTTGTACTAACTCAAGGAGATGATCTAGATAAATTAACAAATATTCTCCAAAATCAAGATGTTGTCTTGTTGAGTGTGGGAGCAAAAGGCGGCGACTTATATGAAGCAGCATACCTCAACACAGCTAAAACTTTAGTCTCCGCTTTACAGCAAAATTCTCATGTTAAACAACTTATATATACAAGCAGCTATTCGGTTTATGGTAACAAAAATGGTGAATGGGTAGATGAAGAAACACCTACTATGCCCGTCAGCCGCAATGGAGAAATTCTTCAGGAAACAGAAGATATTTTACTATCAGCTTCTAGCGTCAATCTTCGTGTTTGTATCTTACGTCTAGGAGGCATTTATGGAGCTGGACGGGAACTAGTGAAAATATTTAGTAGAGTTCCCGGTACAACTCGTCCTGGTGATGGCAGTGATACCACAAACTGGATTCATTTAGATGATATTGTTGGGGCTATAGAATTTGTCCGCAACAACTCGTTACAAGGCATTTACAATCTAGTAGATGACGCGCATTTACCGAGTAGAGAATTGTTAGATACTCTGTTGAGTAAATATAATCTCACTCAGGTAATTTGGGATGAGATCCTCAAGAGTAATCGTCCCTATAATGCCAAAGTTTCCAATCGCAAAATCAAAGAAGCTGGATATCAATTGATTCATCCATATACGGTTTTTTAG